The following is a genomic window from Elaeis guineensis isolate ETL-2024a chromosome 10, EG11, whole genome shotgun sequence.
ATCACACATGGAGAGAGCTTTCAGAGTATTACGCTATCTGAAAAGATGTCCTGATCGTGGTTTGTTGTTCTCCCAACACAACACATTCCAGGTTGAGGAATTTACTGATGCAGATTGGGCTAGATCATTGGATGATAGGCGATCTACTTCTGGGTATTGTACATATGTAGGGGGTAATTTAGTTACCTGGAGAAGCAAGAAACAGTCAGTGGtagctagatcatcagcagaagctgaatatagagcaatggctctaggcatATATGAACTTCTTTGGCTTCAGAAGCTGCTTCAGGAATTACAACTTCTAAACAAATTTCCTCTTCGGTTATATTGTGACAACAAAGCAGCGATTGAGATTGTAAGCAATCCGATACAGCATGATCGTACGAAACACATCGAGATTGACCGTCATTTTATCAAAGAAAAGATTAATCAGGGTCAGATCTGCATTACCTATATTCGGTCTTCTGATCAGGTGGCAGACATTCTAACCAAAGGGCTTAGCTCATTGTCTTTTTCTGGATTGACTGACAAGATGGGGCTTCGAGATATCTTCGcctcatcttgagggggagtattggaaggattgagcttaattggaaaaaaaatatctaattaaaggtCCATGGATTTATTCCGtagcatattcttgattattctttggcatattcttgttattccctatctatatttgggtctacatatttgtatttatagatcTTTGTACACACTTTTGATTTAgtgtgaagaaaaataaaaataaatatctccttctctttttcatcaaaattGAAATGGCTTGAAATCGAAATCAGAGTGGTCAAATTCTCTGAAGTGTTTAGTTCGTGAccggaatcagaatcgaaatcgaaattggaatagaAATTTGAATCCATGGAAgaaagtagggattgagttctatataaattgagccaTTTCTATTCCACCTtcgaatcggaatcagaatgaaatttctcccaaccaaacggttggaatgggagtcattcattttgatttcgatttcagatcccactctccccaaccaaatactttcttattttatattatttaaaaaatataaaattattgaaatttgaaACTAAATAGAATTTTTGACTGAGAGAGCAAGTCAGAAATCTATTCAGAAATAAGCACGATGGCCTGTTTATTGCAGTGTTAAACGATGCATTGCGTAAAGGTTCCTCGTCATAGTGGTTTTTTTTTGCCCCCTCTTTTGACACAAGAAGGAGAATAATGGAATATACCACATTACTCACCAAATTTATTGAGAGGAAGAGAATGTAcggtgggtccacatacatcatcaAAAGAAGTGGAAGAAAAACCTATACAAAACAGGGATACAGCAGACGTAACTGATAAAGGGCAACTGTCTGTCACTAAAGTTCTCAAGGGGAACAAATTATTGATTTCCAAATTTCTTAGTTTATCTGGTAATCGTTCTTCATTCACGGCATCGTATTCATTGTAAACTGCACTTGCCGAAATATGTGATAACTCTTGATGGACAGTCTAATACAAAATAGATATTCAAAAAGAACACCCAAGaaaataataaattcataaaagaATTGCATATGTTCAAATTTTAGAATCGTTGGTTATTTCTTGACAAGATCTTGGGGTCACACGCTTCAAGCGCAGCTATGAAGGTTGGTTATTTATTTACTACTGAAACTTCGGTTTTGACTAATGATATGAGATCGAGTGAGGGTGTGACTAAAGATCTAGCTATCGATAGGAGAAGGAAAACACAGATGAGTAAGGCTTCTTGGCATGATAAATATTGCAGTTATTTTTGGATATACATAGATACATCGGTACGCTTGAATTTGGAAGCATTATTTGGATGGTACAAATCTTATGATATAAATACTACAATTTATTCGCCACGGTTACAACTTCACAACATGAAGAGGATCTTTTAACAGAAAGTACATGGCGTGGAACAGTTGAACGAGACTGATGGAAGAAGCTCCGCAAGGTTCAAGTCGGTGGTGATGGTCGCCTCAGGGAACGCCCAGGCGATTGATGGTATCCGTAGCTTGGGCTTGGGCCGTCTGGCCCTGGGAAAGGCCGCTGCCGGAGAGGGTGGGGGCGTCCGTGCCGCCGCCACGGCGGGGGTGGTCCACAGGAGGCTGGTGACCCTGGGTGCCGTAGCCCTGCAGCTTATAGTCCTCCAGGTCCTTGTACCTCGTGTAGGGGCTGCTCTCCGTCGGCAGCTGCTGCCCCTGCTTATCCTCCTGCTCCGCCGCTCGTCTTTCCTCCTCCATCACGATTCACCCCCGGGACCGGACGCCGCCGCTGCAGCTGTAATATAATTTTGGTCCCCAGCCCGTAGAGATACACGCGGCACTGGAGAAGAGCCACTCCTTCCGCGTGGCACACGCAGCAAATTGCCATGCAAGTCATCCTCTGGATGAAGATGCTGGAGAGTTTCAGTTGAACCGGTAGGGATCAGATGGACCCTTATCCCTATATACCGTGTCGGGGTTCGAATAGGCTTTCGGTTCTTGTAAAGCAAATGCGAAATATTGGACCCCTTTCAACCACTCAGTTGGAGTTGCTTGGAGGCATGAAGCCGGCCTCGGTCTAATGTAAATATTACGAGCCTAATTCAAGGTCGGTCTGGACCAACTGGACCCTAGCTGCAGGCCTCGACCGACAGGCTTAAAAGAAAACGTTAGACAGACCAGGCTTTGCTGGTTGCTAGGCTTCGGCCCGTAGATGAAGGCTGGATTCAAGGGGACTTCAGCAAAGGCCGAGTCTGAAAAGCTTGAGGCCTCGCCCCACTTATCGTGAAATCGTAGGCCCTCAGCTTTCCAAAGAAAGCGTGACGGCTAGCGTGCAGTGGTGGGTGACTGTTAGCCTCGGCTCAGCAACTTACGTAGACGTAACTGCTTCTTGCTGGCCCATGAGAAAAATTTAAACAACCGCAAGAGCCGTTGGGAGCTCTACATGTGGATGACTTTGTTCGAGAACCACACACTCCAACCAACGAGGAGAAAGAGCCTCACTCCGTAACGCCTATCCGAGTGCACGACACGTGGCAGCTCAGGAAGCACTGCTTATCTTCTTTACCCTCCGTTCTTCCCTCCCTCCCTCGAACAAAGTGACAATCCAAGGATACAACTTCAGCACCACCAACACCCTCAGCGGTCCGTGTGGCTTTCTCTTTGTTTGCTGGAGAAAATGGAGAGTGGAGCAGCGGGCTATGTTCGCGGGACACTCCCGCATAATGTACTGAACCACGCACGCTTGGCTGCACCATCCTCTGCTCCTTCCTTCTCACGATCTCTTATGAATCATGTGAGGGTATAAAGATTTGCAAATCTATAGTTCATGCACAACTTGAAGTTTAATCTttgttctttccttttcttttttttagatgaagaaaaagaagatacttgAAGACTATCATAGTTTTGATTGTGCTTAATTACCTACATGCAGGGTCTTAAATCCTGTTCTCTCTTTGGCGAATCTCTGCGAGTGATGTCGAAGTCTTTGCCAAGAATTTCGAAGGTAGCCGGCAACAAGTCGCTCATCACCAAGTGTGAGATCGGGGATAGCTTGGTAAGCTTACTTATATCTAGAGAAACGCACTGACGTTAGTTGCATAGATTTTGGTTGTTGAAGATCACCATGTTACTGAGAATTCTATGAGGCTGCAGGAGGAGTTCTTAACGAAGGCAACCCCAGATAAGAACCTCATCAGGCTGCTGATGAGCATGGGGGAGGCGCTGAGGACCATATCCTTCAAAGTGAGGACTGCATCTTGTGGTGGGACTGCTTGCGTTAACACGTTTGGTGATGAACAGCTTGCAGTGGACTTGCTTGCCAACAAGCTACTTTTTGAGGTCAACAACAATGAATTGCCTCCCTATCTGCTCTCCTGATTTATTCACTAAACAATTCTTAACTGTTGATTTTTGGGTTAACCGCATCTGTACCAAACCCTCCAGGCTCTGCAATATTCCCACTTTTGCAAGTATGGTTGCTCTGAGGAAGTTCCTGAGCTACAAGACATGGGTGGGCCAGCTGAAGGCATGTGACCGAACTTTGTTGTTTATCAATTTTGACAGTTTCCTATTCATGACTTAGTCGAACTGGTAGACATTCATAGTAATGATCGATGGATGTGTTAATCCTTAGTTTCTTAGATCCATGATAAACTAATTATCACAAAAAAGATCCATGACATACTATTGCTGTCTGCTACTTCAGTCCGTAATGGATGTGTTTCTCCATTAATTCACTGCCATGAGACACTTGTGACAAATATTACTTTGCTCCATGATTTGGACATTATAGTTCAGAGTCACATCAACCCATTCTTCAAAAACATAACTTATATACACATCTTTTCCAAAAAGGTGAACAAATAATCACAGAACTCAAGCATAACCAGTAACTCAAGTACTGAACTTCCTCCAAGAAAGAAGTCTGTTTGCTCCCACTCCAGTAGTCTAAAGTAATGTTTACTGTTAGTTAGAATTATTGACTGTAAAAAAGCTTAGCGTCATGCAGCACCTTCCAAAGCAAGTGTCTACGTACCTAATCTCACCATAGCCCTCATTCCAGGCTTTTTCCAGAGTCAACACTATGCTGGGCAGACTAGTGTTTTAGCTTTAGTGAGAGTTGATTTCCAGGCAGTATACTCTTTTAACTCGTAGTTACTCCGACTATATACTTGGTTTGGTTCCTCAATAAATTCATGCCGATCTTATGATAACATGCTTCAGAATTTTGTAATACCAAACTGTCGGGCTAACCGGCCATGAGACACTCAAATATAAGAAGGATCTTGTGACGGTCTTCTGAAACACAGGTGGTTTTAGTGTGGCCTTTGATCCCCTCGACGGTTCCAGTATTGTTGACACAAATTTCACTGTCGGAACAATATTTGGTGTTTGGCCCGGTGACAGACTTACGGGAGTGACCGGAAGAGATCAAGCTGCCGCCGCTATGGGCATATATGGACCTCGTACGACATACATTATTGCTCTAAAAGATTGCCCTGGAACCCATGAATTCCTTCTTCTGGATGAAGGTTGGTTGCTCACAATGTCCACCGATTTATCTAACATTATTGGCTCTGGTCTCCTCTGTTTTTGCAACGATAAAGGCTTTCTGACAATTGGTCATGGTCTAGGCAAGTGGCAGCATGTCAAAGACACCACATCCATTGGTGAAGGGAAGATGTTTTCTCCCGGAAATCTAAGGGCTACAAGTGATAACCCTGCCTATGATAAGGTATCCAACGACATCTATCATTTCTTTCACTGTAACCTTCCTATCAGCGAAGATTTCACCGGATCCAGGTTTAACTAATGAACATGTGTTGCTGCAGCTGATCGACTACTATGTGAGAGAGAAGTACACATTGCGCTACACTGGAGGAATGGTGCCAGACGTTAATCAGGTAATAGTTCTCACATTGCTTATATTTCTTTTCATGGAGACAAGCAAAGAATTATGTCAGG
Proteins encoded in this region:
- the LOC105050547 gene encoding sedoheptulose-1,7-bisphosphatase, chloroplastic isoform X1; translated protein: MESGAAGYVRGTLPHNVLNHARLAAPSSAPSFSRSLMNHGLKSCSLFGESLRVMSKSLPRISKVAGNKSLITKCEIGDSLEEFLTKATPDKNLIRLLMSMGEALRTISFKVRTASCGGTACVNTFGDEQLAVDLLANKLLFEALQYSHFCKYGCSEEVPELQDMGGPAEGGFSVAFDPLDGSSIVDTNFTVGTIFGVWPGDRLTGVTGRDQAAAAMGIYGPRTTYIIALKDCPGTHEFLLLDEGKWQHVKDTTSIGEGKMFSPGNLRATSDNPAYDKLIDYYVREKYTLRYTGGMVPDVNQIIVKEKGIFTNVSSPTSKAKLRLLFECAPLGFLIEKAGGYSSDGTQSILDKVINNLDDRTQVAYGSKNEIIRFEETLYGSSRLAAGTPVGATV
- the LOC105050547 gene encoding sedoheptulose-1,7-bisphosphatase, chloroplastic isoform X2, which gives rise to MESGAAGYVRGTLPHNVLNHARLAAPSSAPSFSRSLMNHVRGLKSCSLFGESLRVMSKSLPRISKVAGNKSLITKCEIGDSLEEFLTKATPDKNLIRLLMSMGEALRTISFKVRTASCGGTACVNTFGDEQLAVDLLANKLLFEALQYSHFCKYGCSEEVPELQDMGGPAEGGFSVAFDPLDGSSIVDTNFTVGTIFGVWPGDRLTGVTGRDQAAAAMGIYGPRTTYIIALKDCPGTHEFLLLDEGKWQHVKDTTSIGEGKMFSPGNLRATSDNPAYDKLIDYYVREKYTLRYTGGMVPDVNQIIVKEKGIFTNVSSPTSKAKLRLLFECAPLGFLIEKAGGYSSDGTQSILDKVINNLDDRTQVAYGSKNEIIRFEETLYGSSRLAAGTPVGATV